The following DNA comes from Caulobacter mirabilis.
CCCTGCCAGAACACGTCGAACAACTCCGACACCCCCGGAAGCGGGAAGTCCGACAGCAGCACGTCCAGGCCCAGGTAGCCGGCCATCTTGGCCAGGGTGCCCATGGAGGCTCCAGCCCGCACAGCGCTGTAGAGCAGGAAGATCGACGCCCCGGCGCTGTAGATGATCCCCGCCCCGGGAATCCAGGTCAGCAGGCCGTCCATGCCGACCCCGACCGGGCCGAAGCCGATCACCCGGTCCGACAGCTTCTTGACCGTCTCCGCCGATCGCCAGGCGCTGTGGGCGCGTTCCCTGCTCATCGCCCTTCCAACCTTCCAGTCGTCGCCGAGTTCCCGCTAGACCGTCGCCGTCTTGGGGCTGCGTCCCAGGAAAACCACCCGGCGCTGCTCCTTGCCGGCCCGCACCCGGGCCATCAGGTCGCGATACTCGGCCGAGTTCATGGCCTGCTCGCGACTGCCCTCGAAATAGATGGTTTCGTCCATGTGCCGCAGCAGCAGGTCGGCCGCCCATTTGTGTCCAGTGAACAGGGCGTCGATGAAACCGCCGGCCTTGGGAATGAACGGGGTCAGGGTGTCGACGGCCAGGATCAGGCTCATCTCGGCCAGCACCATCGGCGCGGCGCGGGCCCGCACGCCGTCGATCACCAGCACCAGGCCGGCCCCGCCACTGTACAGCGCGCCCGCCCAGGGCACGAAGCCGAGCAGACCATCCAGGCCGATCCCGAACGGACCGATCTTCACGACCCCGTCGGACATCTTCTTGGTTCGCTCGATGCTGCTGCGGATGTTGTGCAGATCGAGATGCGATCGCGCGATGACCATCGAAAGGCGCCCCCGGGGAGCCCCGCGCCCCCGCCGGCGCGCACTCTTGCATTAACCTTTGACATCCTCAAAGACCGGCGATCGCTTTTTCGCGCCCCATGCAGTCCTTTCAGGCATTGGGGTCGCGCGTCAGGAGAAGGCTCGCCCGACGGCAGGTTCAAGGTTAATACTCACCGGACCGATCGCCCCGGGGGCCGCGATGCTGATCACCACCACGCCGTTCATCGAAGGCCAGCCGGTCCGCGCCTACAAGGGCGCGATCTACGCCCAGTCGATCCTGGGCGCCAACGTGGTCATCGACCTCCTGGGCGCCATCCGCGACTTCATCGGCGGCCACTCCCGCTCCTACGAGCGGGTGCTGGCCCGAGCCCGCGAGGACGCGATGAAGAACCTGGTCAAGGAGGCCGAGAAGCTCGGCGCCAACGCCATCATCGCCGTGGACCTGGACTACAACACGGTCGGTCCGCAGGCCCAGATGCTGATGGTTTCGGTTTCGGGAACCGCGGTGGTGATCTAGACCGATCCGGTGAGCCGGATTCCCGACATCGACGACCTGGAACGCCGCCTGCGGGCCGGCGACCGCGCCGCCTTGGCCCGCGCCATCACCCTGGTCGAGAGCCGGCGTTCGGATCACCAGGGGGTCGCCCGCGCCCTGCTGGAGCGGGTCATGCCCTACACCGGCCAGGCCCAGCGGCTGGGGATCACCGGCGTGCCCGGCGCGGGGAAATCGACGACCATCGAGGCCCTGGGCGTGAACCTGACCACCGCCGGCCACCGGGTCGCGGTGCTGGCGGTCGATCCCTCGTCCAGCCGAACCGGCGGCTCGATCCTCGGCGACAAGACCCGGATGGAGCGGCTGGCGACCGACCCCAACGCCTACATCCGCCCCTCCCCGTCCGGCGGCACGCTGGGCGGCGTCGCCCGCAAGACCCGCGAGGCCATGCTGCTGTGCGAGGCGGCCGGATTCGACGTGATCATCGTCGAGACCGTCGGCGTCGGTCAGTCGGAGACGGTGGTGGCCGACATGGTCGACCTGTTCCTGGCCCTCCTGATCCCCGGCGGCGGCGACG
Coding sequences within:
- a CDS encoding DUF4112 domain-containing protein, with the protein product MVIARSHLDLHNIRSSIERTKKMSDGVVKIGPFGIGLDGLLGFVPWAGALYSGGAGLVLVIDGVRARAAPMVLAEMSLILAVDTLTPFIPKAGGFIDALFTGHKWAADLLLRHMDETIYFEGSREQAMNSAEYRDLMARVRAGKEQRRVVFLGRSPKTATV
- a CDS encoding heavy metal-binding domain-containing protein — encoded protein: MLITTTPFIEGQPVRAYKGAIYAQSILGANVVIDLLGAIRDFIGGHSRSYERVLARAREDAMKNLVKEAEKLGANAIIAVDLDYNTVGPQAQMLMVSVSGTAVVI
- the meaB gene encoding methylmalonyl Co-A mutase-associated GTPase MeaB, whose translation is MSRIPDIDDLERRLRAGDRAALARAITLVESRRSDHQGVARALLERVMPYTGQAQRLGITGVPGAGKSTTIEALGVNLTTAGHRVAVLAVDPSSSRTGGSILGDKTRMERLATDPNAYIRPSPSGGTLGGVARKTREAMLLCEAAGFDVIIVETVGVGQSETVVADMVDLFLALLIPGGGDELQGIKKGLIEIADMIVINKADSDPPRAERSAREYRAALHILTPASPDWTPPVLTASGLNNEGLDRLWAQIERHREIMTANGDRAARRAAQNARWMWAMVRDRLDEAFREAPDVAAISAEMERQVRAGRVPASTAADRLLKAFGL